The Kribbella sp. NBC_00662 nucleotide sequence CATCAACGGTCCTCTCCCAGGCGGATTCGGCGCGATCATCACCCGCTCGCATGACCACCAGATGTTCCCCCGATGAACACCACCTCAGGCCCGAGGTGTAGGCAACACAGAGTGACGGGGCTTCAATGGCCTGCGGGGGGAATCATGAATGGAGAACCGTATACACGCACGCATTGTCACCGGCGGGACGAGCGCGGTAACGCGACGCTGGCAGCCCTGGGAGGGGTGGCGGTCGGCGTCATCCTGGTGCTGCTGACCTGGCTCGTGGTGTTGATGACGAAGGACGATCCGGCACCGCGAGCGGCGGACACCTCGCCGTCGGCAGCAGTGTCGGCGCCGGTCCCTTCGGCGCCGGTGTCGGTGACGACGAAGACCGTCGTACCGAAACCGACGGTGAAGGGGACGTCGAACTCGGCGCCGGCCGTCGGCGATGTTCGGGCGTTGCCGGCCGGGTTGTTCTGCCGGGATCTGAAGGCCAAGGGCTACAGCTATGTCGCGGCGATCGACTACTGGCGGTTGCACGGGCAGCCGAACCAGATGGATGCCGACCGCAACGGAATTCCGTGCGAGACGGTGTACTCGCGCAGCGACGTCGCCGCCTACTGGAACGGGCGCGAGATCAGCGGGGTGGTGTTCTGGTCGGCCGGGCTGTACTGCCGGGACCTGGCCGCGCGCGGTGCTTCGTACGCGGAAGCCGTCAGATATTGGTGGTACTACGGCATGCCGGATCGGATGGATGCGGACAAGAACGGGATACCGTGTGAAACCGTGTACTCGTCTGCAGCTGTCAACGCGTTCTGGTATCCGTGACGCGGCGGGTCTGGGCGGTTTTTGTCGCAGCGCTGGTGGTTGTCGCCGGCGGTGGGTTGTTCGCGCTGTCAGCGGCCGGAGTCTTCGACCGCACCGAACCCACCGCCGACCTACCACCAACACCGGATCCGTCGAGCACACCGCAGCATCCGAGTACTCCGCCGCAGCCGAGCCGTCCCGCACAGCCACGCAGTCCCGCGCAACCAAGCAGTCCGGCTCTTCCGAACAGTCCTGAGCCGACGGCTCCGACCTCCAAGTCCGTGCCTTCACCGCGGTATGTGTTTCCGGTAGGGGGTTGCCGGGCGGACGCCTCGCAGAGTCATCACGACTACCCGGCGTCGGACATCTTCGCGAAGGTCGGCTGCCTGTTCGTCGCACCGATCGACGGTCGCGTCGACGAGGTGACGCGGGTCGACACCTGGGACCCGAAGACCAACCGTGGCCCCGACCGCGGCGGTATCTCGGTGTCGATCGTGGGCGTGGACGGAGTCAGGTACTACGGATCGCACCTGTCCGCCATCCAAGCCGGGATCCGTCCGGGAATGACCGTGCGAGCCGGCCAGACGCTCGGCCGGACCGGCAAGACTGGCAGCGCCCGCTTCACCCCGCCCCACCTGCACTTCGGCATCAGCTGGCCGACCAAGCCGGACATGTGGTGGATCCGCCGCGGAGCAGTCGCCCCGCAACAGTTCCTCAACAGCTGGCACCACGCCGGCCAACTCTCACCCGTCAGCGCAGTCGCCAAGACCCACCGCACGTACGGCGCAGACAACGGCTGCCGCTCGTACTGCTAGCGAGCCCGTCCTTCGCGAAGCATTCCGATCGACTTCTCGACCCGCCGCTCGCGGGTGGTGTCGGTCTTCGCCGACGTCACCTGCAGCACATGCCACTGGCGGTTGCTGTAGCTCAACGTCTCCCAGAACGCCCGGGCCTGACTGTCCTGTGCAAGCGCCTCGGCCAACGGCTCCGGCACCTCGAGCTCCCGCGGAGCCGTGTCCAGCTCCACCTCGATCTCCAACACGTCGCCGGCCGCAACCCCCGCCTCGGTACGACGCTCCGCGCTGAACCCGAGCAGATATCGCTCACCCATCCGGGCGATCGACGTCCGGAACGTGAATCCGTTGACGGTGACGCTGACCTTCGGCCGGCGACCACCACCCAGCGACTCGACGACGGACTCGGGGACCTCGAAGCCGGCCGTGTTCTTGCCGGTGGACAGCAGTTCGGCGGTGAACCTCATCAGCCCATCATCCGCGCCGGGCAGGTCATGTCGAGACAGGCGCCGCGGCTCCGACGTACCGCGTGACAGTCGATTGAAAAGGGAGAGATCGTGGCGAAGCCTGTTCTGAACAGCATGTTGATCGGTAGTACCGACGCCGAGCGGTTGAAGGCGTGGTACCGCGACGGCTTCCAGGCGGAGGTCGACGGATACGGGAACCTGAACCTCGGCGGCTTCGGGCTGGTGATCGAGCAGCGCGACGACGTCGCCGCGAAGACGGCCGAGCCGGGGCGGCACATCGTGAACTTCGGGGTCGAGGACATCGAGGCGGCCGCCGCGCACCTGCGCGCCCTCGACGTCGAGTGGCTGGTGGATCCCGAGGACCGCGGCGTCGGCTGGTTCGCGACCTTGATCGACCCGGACGGGAATTACGTCCAGCTCATCCAGATGAAGCCGGAGTACTACGCAAACCTCTGAAATACACAAGTTCGCACCGGACCTGGGGGATCCGGTGCGAACGATGAGGTTTATTCAGTTGTCTCAGGCGCATTCTGCAGAGGAGTAGTACTTATGAGAGAAGTGGCGGCAAGCGAGGGGCAGATTGCCCGACGCTCGCTTGCCGCCCAATCACCGGTGCCTTTGACGTGATCGAGGTGAGGTGCTCGACCTGGGCCACGTTCCGGGTGGGTTGTCTGGTGAGATACGGAACGCGAAAGGCGCCGGATGCTTCGTTCTCTCAGCGGGGTGCTACATCCCACATGCGCTCGCCGGGCAGGGGGTCGGGGAGCTTGTCGACGGCAGGCATCGGGTCGTTCGTGACCCGGAGTCCGGCGAACCGACGGCTCATGGCGTCTGCATACCGCTCGGCCAACGCCGGCTCGGCGTTGTAGTCGGCGATGACGTGCTCACCGAACCAGACACGGACGCGTCGGCGCTCAATCGTCTGGATGGCGGTGGCGGTTGTCACTGGTCCTCCTGGCTGATACTTCGAGGGGTGGACGGCCTGGAAAACGCGGGCGAGCGCGGTGCCGGTGCGCCGTGTTGTGTTCACCGTCACGTCAGATCCAACGGAGTACGGCGAGCTGAGGTCACGCTCGAATTCAGAAATTCCCAGCTTTTTCGGAACCGGCCGGAACCCATTTCTTCGCCGGTATGTTCGATTACCCGAACGGACCCCGTACCGAGACGCCGCCGTCCAGCACGATCTGCTGCCCGGTGATGTACGACGACGCACCCGACGCCAGGTAGACCACCGCCTGCGCCACCTCCTCGGACCGGCCGAACCGGCCGACCGGGATCTCCTCGACCACCTCGGCGTCGACGTTCGCGTTGGCGACCGCGGTCGCGATCGCGCCGGCCGCGGCGACGTTCATCCGGATCCCGTCGCGCGCGTACTCCGCGGCGACCGTCCGGGCCAGGCTCAGGATCCCCGCCTTCATCACGCCGTACGCCGCCTGCTCGGGCGCCGCCATGAAGCCGGTGACCGAGCCGACGCTGACGATCGTGCCGCCGGTGCCCTGGTCGAGGAAGACCCGGAGCGCCGCCCGGACCGCGCGCGCGACGTACCGCAGGTTGACCTCGTAGATCGTGTCCCAGTCCGCGTCGGCCATCTCGTGCAGCTTCACCGCGGGCACGAACGCGACCTGACCGCCGACGACCGTGACGAGTACGTCGAGGCCGCCGAGCTTCTCGACCGCGGTCGCGATCATCGCGTCGATGTCGCTCGCCGAGCGGACGTCACCGGACACCGGGTACGCCGTACCACCGGCTGCCCGCACCGCCTCGGCTGCCTCCTCGGCGCGTGCCGGGTCGAGGTCCGCGACCACGACCGCCGCACCTTCGTTGCCGAAGGCCTCGGTCGTCGCGCGACCGATCCCGCCGCCACCGCCGCCGATCACCAGGGCTCGTTTCCCACTCAGCTGCATGGGCGGAGCGTAGATCACCGACGTCGCCGGATTCACAGTGTTTCTTCAGGAAAGACACGCCGAAGCTGTCGGAACGGCTCCGTACGCTGGGCATGTGACCATCGAAGACGCTGGAATCAGGCCACGGGGATCCGACGACGATCGGATCGTGGCAAAGGCCCTCGTGGTGCCGGAGCGGGTCATCGGCGGCGTCGTGCCGTCACCCGTCCGGCCGGGGCCGACGGGGATCGCGGCTGTCCAGACAGAGCACCTGATCGGTGACATCGGCGACGCTCTCCGGCTGCTCGACGCGGTGGAGCGCGTCCGCGGCCACGCCCACCCGCTCATCCTCGGGCTGCAGCAGGCGGTCGGGATGACGATGCCGGCCGCACTCGTGCTGAATGCGGTCGCCAACGGCCGCACCACGCCCGACGAGGTCTCCCAGCAGGTCGGCATCACGCCCGGTGAGGCGGAGCTGGCGATCGCCGACCTGGAGGCGCTCGGCATGGTCCGGACCACGCCGTCCCTCGCCGTCACGTCGATGGGTCAGGCCCGGCTCTCGCAGCTCGACGGTCTGACCGTCCGCGTCCTCGACGTCATCACCGGCATCCTCGGCCCGACCGACGCCGCCCACCTGGTCCGCCTCCTCCACACCGTCGCCGACGGCCTCGAGTCCGCCTCGGTCGCAGCCGCCGTCAACGACGCCCTCCCGCAGGTCGTGTCGCACAACTAGTGTCGAAATCCCAGGTCGGGTCTCGACGTAGCTGATGTCAGGCGATCAAGGGAGGACATCAGATGTTGCACGACAGCAAGGCGTTCAGTGGGTTCTCGGTGGACGACATCGAGAAGGCGAAGGCGTTCTACGCCGACACGTTGGGCATCGACGTCGGCGAGGAGAACGGGATGTTGCGCCTGAAGATCGCGGGGAGCACCCCGATCCTGGTGTACCCGAAGCCGAACCACGTGCCGGCGGAGTACACCGTGCTCAACTTCCCGGTCACCGACATCGAGGCGACCGCGCGTGAGCTGACCGGCCGCGGCGTCGCGTTCGAGCACTACAACGACGATCAGGACGAGGTGGGCATCTACCGCGGCCAGGGCCCGTTGATTGCCTGGTTCAAGGACCCCGCGGGCAACGTTGTGTCGATCATTCAGGACTGAGGCACGGGATCGTTGTACTGACCTAGCCGGCCGGAGTAGCGCACGCCGTTCCGGTACGGCCAGGCGTACGCCGTACATCCGTGCAGGCCGAGGGTCTGTTGCTGCATGACCGGGGCCGGCCGGCCCGGCCCCGGGCAGAGCTCGTGGCCGTTGCCGAGCCGGTGACCGGTCTCGTGGTTGACCATGTATTGCCGGTACGTCGTCAGCGACGCACCGAAGTTCGGTACGCCGTGGGCCCAGCGCGCGACGTTGAGCACGACCGAGTCCCCGATCCGGCAGCTCGTGTACCGGTCCGGCCCCCCGCCGCAGATCACATCCCGCGTCTGCGGCGTCACCAGCATCAATCTGAAGTCCAGCGTCGCCCCGGGACCGACCTGCTGGAACCGCCACCTCCCCTGCGAGGCCCATCCCTGCGCCGCGCCGTACGTCGTCCGCACGAACTGCGCGAACGCCGCCTTGTCGACGCCCGCGATCCCACCCTCGATCGCGATCTGGAACTTCATCAGCCGGCCGCCCCGCCCGATCACCGCAGGGTCGCCAGGCAGTACGGCGTACGATTGCGTCCCCGCGATCGGGTACGAGATCACCTCCGCCGGCTTGACCGGCACCGGCTTCGTACGCCGCGGCGCGACGGCCGGCGACTGCAAGGCAGGCGCGGTCGTCTGGACCGAGGCGGGTACGACGTGCTCGCCGTGGCGCGACAACGGGCTGGCGGGCAACTCGTACAGCACCCCGACCGCGACCACCGCCGCGGTCGCGAGCCCGATCGTCCTGACAACAGTCCAGCGGCGCATTCCGGTGAGCTCCTCACACCGCGCCCGGTCGGGCGCGTCCTCACTGTCTTCTTGCCACTGTGCCCAGAAACCCTTCTCAGCTCACGGCTACGCCTTCGCGGTCCGGAACCT carries:
- a CDS encoding M23 family metallopeptidase, with protein sequence MFPVGGCRADASQSHHDYPASDIFAKVGCLFVAPIDGRVDEVTRVDTWDPKTNRGPDRGGISVSIVGVDGVRYYGSHLSAIQAGIRPGMTVRAGQTLGRTGKTGSARFTPPHLHFGISWPTKPDMWWIRRGAVAPQQFLNSWHHAGQLSPVSAVAKTHRTYGADNGCRSYC
- a CDS encoding YdeI/OmpD-associated family protein, whose protein sequence is MRFTAELLSTGKNTAGFEVPESVVESLGGGRRPKVSVTVNGFTFRTSIARMGERYLLGFSAERRTEAGVAAGDVLEIEVELDTAPRELEVPEPLAEALAQDSQARAFWETLSYSNRQWHVLQVTSAKTDTTRERRVEKSIGMLREGRAR
- a CDS encoding VOC family protein, which translates into the protein MAKPVLNSMLIGSTDAERLKAWYRDGFQAEVDGYGNLNLGGFGLVIEQRDDVAAKTAEPGRHIVNFGVEDIEAAAAHLRALDVEWLVDPEDRGVGWFATLIDPDGNYVQLIQMKPEYYANL
- a CDS encoding SDR family NAD(P)-dependent oxidoreductase, whose amino-acid sequence is MQLSGKRALVIGGGGGGIGRATTEAFGNEGAAVVVADLDPARAEEAAEAVRAAGGTAYPVSGDVRSASDIDAMIATAVEKLGGLDVLVTVVGGQVAFVPAVKLHEMADADWDTIYEVNLRYVARAVRAALRVFLDQGTGGTIVSVGSVTGFMAAPEQAAYGVMKAGILSLARTVAAEYARDGIRMNVAAAGAIATAVANANVDAEVVEEIPVGRFGRSEEVAQAVVYLASGASSYITGQQIVLDGGVSVRGPFG
- a CDS encoding MarR family transcriptional regulator produces the protein MAKALVVPERVIGGVVPSPVRPGPTGIAAVQTEHLIGDIGDALRLLDAVERVRGHAHPLILGLQQAVGMTMPAALVLNAVANGRTTPDEVSQQVGITPGEAELAIADLEALGMVRTTPSLAVTSMGQARLSQLDGLTVRVLDVITGILGPTDAAHLVRLLHTVADGLESASVAAAVNDALPQVVSHN
- a CDS encoding VOC family protein — encoded protein: MLHDSKAFSGFSVDDIEKAKAFYADTLGIDVGEENGMLRLKIAGSTPILVYPKPNHVPAEYTVLNFPVTDIEATARELTGRGVAFEHYNDDQDEVGIYRGQGPLIAWFKDPAGNVVSIIQD
- a CDS encoding DUF3152 domain-containing protein; protein product: MRRWTVVRTIGLATAAVVAVGVLYELPASPLSRHGEHVVPASVQTTAPALQSPAVAPRRTKPVPVKPAEVISYPIAGTQSYAVLPGDPAVIGRGGRLMKFQIAIEGGIAGVDKAAFAQFVRTTYGAAQGWASQGRWRFQQVGPGATLDFRLMLVTPQTRDVICGGGPDRYTSCRIGDSVVLNVARWAHGVPNFGASLTTYRQYMVNHETGHRLGNGHELCPGPGRPAPVMQQQTLGLHGCTAYAWPYRNGVRYSGRLGQYNDPVPQS